In Actinoplanes sp. NBC_00393, a single genomic region encodes these proteins:
- a CDS encoding universal stress protein, producing the protein MNGSVVTKAVVAYDGSPAANAAIEAAAQLFPRAHAQIAYLWTAPFANDELRRRLRARNSNLNELVAAIEREGEEEAARLVATGVMLARAAGWDSEPVVQRAYGGEGLHLAQIADEAQSDVLVMGSRGLGGAKAFLGSVSDMAVHYSTRPVLVIPQPLLIDEYEALPGGPVVVGWDGSAGADTAFATARNLFPTRDLHLVAVGDDTTQPAPQTGPGDQAFTAVHLLSGSGRQGRAVADALTVYAREQKAAAIVVGSRGRSAPAEIVLGSVAMATLHHAHRPVLVSPPLSRKI; encoded by the coding sequence ATGAACGGATCAGTCGTAACGAAGGCCGTGGTCGCCTACGACGGGTCTCCGGCCGCGAACGCCGCGATCGAGGCCGCGGCGCAACTGTTCCCGCGCGCGCACGCTCAGATCGCCTACCTGTGGACTGCGCCGTTCGCCAACGACGAGCTCCGGCGCCGGCTGCGGGCGCGTAACAGCAACCTCAACGAGTTGGTCGCCGCGATCGAACGCGAAGGCGAAGAGGAAGCCGCCCGTCTGGTCGCCACCGGTGTGATGCTTGCGCGCGCCGCCGGATGGGACAGCGAGCCCGTCGTGCAGCGTGCCTACGGCGGAGAAGGCCTGCACCTGGCGCAGATCGCCGACGAGGCGCAGTCGGACGTGCTTGTCATGGGCTCCCGCGGGCTCGGTGGTGCCAAGGCGTTCCTCGGCAGCGTGTCCGACATGGCCGTGCACTACAGCACCCGCCCGGTCCTGGTGATCCCCCAGCCGCTGCTGATCGATGAGTACGAGGCACTGCCGGGCGGCCCGGTCGTTGTCGGCTGGGACGGCTCGGCCGGCGCTGACACCGCATTCGCCACGGCCCGGAACCTGTTCCCGACGCGGGACCTGCACCTCGTCGCCGTCGGCGACGACACCACTCAGCCCGCACCGCAAACCGGACCAGGCGATCAGGCGTTCACCGCGGTGCATCTGCTGAGCGGCTCCGGGCGTCAGGGCCGTGCCGTGGCCGACGCTCTGACGGTCTACGCCCGCGAGCAGAAGGCCGCCGCCATCGTGGTCGGCTCACGCGGCCGTTCGGCGCCCGCCGAAATCGTCCTCGGCAGCGTCGCCATGGCGACCCTGCACCACGCCCACCGTCCTGTACTCGTCAGCCCTCCGCTCTCCCGCAAGATCTGA